The proteins below are encoded in one region of bacterium:
- the rpmG gene encoding 50S ribosomal protein L33 gives MAKKQARQLIVLKNPETGTLYYTKKNATSTPDKLTMKKYDKKIRKVAEFVESKVKLG, from the coding sequence ATGGCTAAGAAACAAGCACGCCAACTCATAGTACTGAAGAACCCAGAAACGGGTACTTTGTATTACACGAAGAAGAATGCAACCTCGACACCGGATAAGCTAACGATGAAGAAGTACGATAAGAAAATCCGCAAAGTTGCAGAATTCGTCGAAAGCAAAGTCAAGCTCGGCTAG